A window of the Trichoderma asperellum chromosome 6, complete sequence genome harbors these coding sequences:
- a CDS encoding uncharacterized protein (EggNog:ENOG41), whose protein sequence is MGEKASLLLAVSHAAAQRQQESNRQRDAQLEREHGRQEQVLKAQSEQKEEEKEEAEARELKAKSFKEELEAWKCVRDKEARRNYFSRAEVDEEVLRMVEQVDCEFGLGKRRMEGGTEEPHEEWRERMLVLRASIYRLWNDNEERIRGALPRYVEGSAVRDAIVPPKFVGERRQKISGLGACFQCHVQGMACSRGVITGRGSGKALKRQGCERCERKGYRCIVEYEMESDGEEGKQGEKSYEWDWVDEASDMELVAETLEMWKRRRRGDKLEVIGNSMQWVEAGGFALPGREKPQ, encoded by the coding sequence ATGGGAGAAAAGGCCAGTCTTCTCTTGGCCGTCAGCCATGCTGCCGCGCAACGCCAGCAAGAAAGCAATCGCCAACGAGACGCACAACTAGAACGGGAGCATGGACGACAAGAACAAGTCCTAAAGGCGCAAAgtgagcaaaaagaagaagaaaaagaagaagctgaggcCAGGGAGCTAAAGGCCAAGTCATTCAAAGAGGAGCTGGAAGCCTGGAAATGTGTGCGCGACAAGGAGGCGCGGCGCAACTACTTTTCGAGAGCAGAGGTTGACGAGGAAGTTTTGCGGATGGTGGAGCAAGTAGATTGTGAGTTTGGGCTGGGGAAGCGGCGGATGGAAGGTGGGACGGAGGAGCCCCACGAGgaatggagagagaggatgcTTGTCCTGAGAGCGAGCATCTACCGCCTGTGGAATGACAACGAGGAGAGAATCAGGGGGGCGCTGCCGCGGTATGTGGAGGGCAGCGCTGTTCGAGACGCCATCGTGCCACCCAAGTTTGTGGGGGAGCGGAGGCAGAAGATATCCGGGCTGGGAGCGTGTTTCCAATGCCATGTGCAGGGAATGGCGTGTTCCAGAGGGGTGATTACGGGGAGAGGATCGGGAAAGGCGCTGAAGAGGCAGGGGTGTGAGAGGTGTGAGAGGAAAGGATATCGGTGCATTGTTGAGTACGAGATGGAGAGTGATGGAGAGGAAGGGAAACAAGGGGAGAAGAGTTATGAGTGGGACTGGGTGGATGAAGCATCGGACATGGAGCTGGTGGCTGAGACTTTGGAGATGTGGAAGCGTCGACGGAGAGGAGACAAGCTGGAAGTGATAGGGAACAGCATGCAGTGGGTTGAAGCGGGAGGCTTTGCGCTGCCAGGTCGTGAAAAACCCCAATGA
- a CDS encoding uncharacterized protein (TransMembrane:1 (o293-310i)~BUSCO:EOG092D2Y9W), which yields MSDLSHKKRKRDGEKSGSSKKKVIIDAPHPIATVSSVLRPKSCPPVIANTPGMEMPSNLMFHSYLPKNAASSKSKKAAIDKGLLLHSTTHRNLDYTAREEERGSKPLLNHYIGIYDPKTGKLQVVEAKKMVVRGAVRSKQVTTEQEGKKSMLDQRTDLGQTFGTKKAKKAIQDKVLNAITPQRKPGDTSTPVKLDDASKAILNSIGAVTSTMASREELQAAVDEAKPVPKANVDASEVYDVYRPEELIGADIINLVPIREWQEKAKHGESIQFQSRYVVSRVQAIASNDSAEMRLRVLRYLSIVLLFYLYSKPGRQKGTRQLPPREKLRELLAPAPEAVVENIRRKFSDGGQLRKFHIDLLIAHCCALACIVDNFEVDTQHLKDDLKLDQRVMNQYFHEIGARVKPVKDKTEDRTLHVAKLTLPLDLPKQRQIRARR from the exons ATGTCTGATCTTAGccacaagaagaggaagagggatgGGGAGAAGTCGGGGTCATCGAAGAAAAAAGTCATCATTGACGCACCGCACCCAATTGCTACAGTCTCCTCCGTTCTTCGCCCAAAGTCATGCCCTCCTGTGATTG CGAATACCCCAGGCATGGAAATGCCCTCGAATCTTATGTTTCACTCATATCTCCCTAAAAATGCGGCCTCTTCAAAGTCAAAAAAGGCCGCCATCGACAAGGGACTTCTGCTTCACTCCACAACACATCGAAATCTGGACTATacagcaagagaagaagagcgcgGCTCGAAACCACTTCTGAACCACTACATCGGAATTTACGATCCTAAAACTGGCAAATTACAAGTTGttgaggccaagaagatggTTGTGCGCGGTGCCGTCCGATCGAAGCAAGTAACAACGGAGCAAGAGGGCAAGAAG AGCATGCTGGACCAGAGAACGGATCTTGGTCAGACTTTCGGaaccaagaaggccaagaaggccaTCCAAGACAAGGTATTGAATGCCATTACTCCACAAAGGAAGCCTGGCGACACCAGCACCCCAGTCAAGTTGGACGATGCCTCCAAAGCCATCCTCAACTCCATTGGCGCGGTTACATCAACAATGGCCTCgagagaagagctgcagGCAGCCGTCGACGAAGCCAAGCCGGTGCCCAAAGCAAATGTCGATGCTAGCGAAGTCTATGACGTATACCGCCCCGAGGAACTCATCGGAGCAGACATCATCAACCTTGTTCCCATCCGAGAATGGCAGGAAAAGGCGAAACACGGCGAAAGCATTCAGTTTCAATCTCGATATGTTGTCTCTCGTGTGCAAGCTATTGCCTCCAACGACTCTGCAGAGATGCGGTTGCGCGTGCTGAGATACCTCTCCATTGTCCTCCTGTTCTACCTCTACTCAAAGCCTGGCCGCCAAAAGGGTACTAGACAGCTGCCTCCCCGAGAAAAGCTCCGAGAGCTACTGGCACCGGCACCCGAAGCGGTCGTTGAAAACATTCGGCGCAAGTTCTCAGACGGTGGTCAGCTGCGGAAGTTCCACATTGACCTCCTGATTGCGCACTGCTGCGCATTGGCTTGCATTGTTGATAACTTCGAGGTGGACACACAGCATCTGAAAGATGACCTCAAGTTGGACCAGAGGGTGATGAATCAGTACTTCCACGAGATCGGAGCCAGGGTGAAGCCTGTCAAAGACAAGACTGAGGATCGCACTCTACATGTGGCGAAGCTTACGCTGCCACTGGACCTTCCAAAGCAGCGACAAATTCGAGCGCGCCGATAA
- a CDS encoding uncharacterized protein (TransMembrane:1 (i242-260o)~BUSCO:EOG092D2GVZ), with protein MVKKRKASRHAAEPSGRKELDPADARLKISTYEDVANSEDEFFMNRDTIMLDDEPNMKRRRKEDEEIDFSDEEVFGYDDADSNNKARPSKSKRKATQDDSEDEADKANGEEGEEEGWWGASKKEYYNADNIETEADALEEETEAKRIQQKKLAKMAEEDFIFDGDEWLTGEQEEKEGAETVTEVLKEVEVTDDMSTEERLKLLSARYPEFDYLVKDFQELQPQLDILRTDAKISAPKSLAAIKYWVLGCYVASLASYLAILTSPARDAAKAQRTIDPAELREHDVMETLIQCREAWERVKDMRSLKTSEESLAPDVDSILQLNGGESAVQTKKKAKKAKEDAAAAAKKAKKLAKAKAIEETVADLYDLPINTKPKAKKKDQTSHAQDDDSSDFGEEEALDARAAADKAARKKSLKFYTSQIVQKANRRAGAGRDAGGDMDIPHRERLRDRQARLLAEAEKRGKRDSKLGANLGEDSDEEDSKTANAVRDEEDEYYDMVANASKAKKEDKTARYAAYAAASKADRVVETEEIGEDGKRKITYAIQKNKGLAPRRSKDVRNPRVRRRKQFEAKQKKLKSMKPVWQGGEPKGGYRGEVSGINATVIKSTKL; from the coding sequence ATggtaaagaagagaaaggcctCTCGGCACGCCGCCGAGCCCAGTGGGCGAAAGGAACTGGACCCTGCGGACGCTCGTCTCAAAATCTCTACATACGAGGATGTGGCCAATTCAGAGGACGAATTCTTCATGAACCGGGATACAATCATGCTCGATGATGAACCCAACATGAAGCgcaggagaaaagaagacgaagaaatcGACTTTTCAGACGAAGAGGTCTTTGGTTACGACGACGCAGATTCAAACAACAAGGCCCGGCCGAGTAAATCAAAACGAAAGGCCACCCAAGACGAttcagaagatgaagcagataaagccaatggagaagaaggcgaggaggagggatgGTGGGGTGCATCTAAGAAGGAGTACTACAATGCGGACAACATCGAAACAGAGGCGGATgctttggaagaagaaactgaGGCGAAGAGAATACAGCAAAAGAAGTTGGCTAAGATGGCCGAGGAAGATTTCATCTTCGACGGCGATGAGTGGCTAACAGgcgaacaagaagaaaaggaaggcGCAGAAACAGTGACTGAAGTCCTCAAAGAGGTCGAGGTGACCGATGACATGAGCACCGAAGAGCGCCTGAAGCTGCTATCTGCTCGATACCCTGAATTTGACTATCTCGTCAAAGATTTCCAAGAGTTGCAACCACAGCTGGATATACTGCGGACAGACGCCAAAATCTCCGCCCCCAAGTCTCTAGCTGCCATCAAGTACTGGGTGCTTGGATGCTATGTTGCCTCGCTAGCCAGCTACTTGGCCATCCTAACATCACCAGCTCGTGATGCTGCCAAGGCACAAAGAACCATCGATCCTGCCGAGCTGCGTGAACACGATGTGATGGAAACTCTGATCCAATGCCGCGAGGCATGGGAGCGGGTCAAAGACATGCGATCCCTCAAGACATCTGAGGAGTCATTGGCACCCGATGTTGACTCTATTCTTCAGTTGAATGGAGGTGAATCAGCCGTCCAGActaagaagaaggcgaagaaggcgaaggaggatgccgctgctgcggcgaagaaggccaagaagctggcaaaggcaaaggcaatcGAAGAGACAGTTGCTGATCTTTATGACTTGCCCATCAATAcaaagccaaaagcaaagaagaaggatcaGACAAGCCACGCTCAAGATGACGATAGCTCGGACTTtggtgaggaggaggctttGGACGCTCGCGCAGCAGCTGACAAGGCGGCGCGcaagaagagcttgaagTTTTACACATCGCAAATCGTGCAGAAAGCCAATCGCCGGGCTGGTGCTGGTCGCGATGCTGGTGGTGATATGGATATCCCTCACCGCGAGCGCTTACGAGACCGCCAAGCACGTCTCCTGGCTGAGGCTGAAAAGCGAGGCAAGAGAGATTCTAAGCTTGGCGCGAACCTCGGCGAGGACAGCGACGAGGAAGATTCCAAGACTGCCAATGCGGTGCgcgatgaagaggacgagtATTACGACATGGTAGCGAACgcttccaaggccaagaaggaggacaaGACTGCCCGATACGCCGCCTACGCCGCCGCAAGCAAGGCCGACAGAGTGGTAGAGACAGAGGAGATTGGCGAGGACGGCAAGCGAAAGATCACATATGCCATCCAGAAGAACAAGGGTCTGGCgcccagaagaagcaaggACGTCCGCAACCCCAGagtcagaagaagaaagcagttcgaggccaagcagaagaagctgaagagcatGAAGCCGGTGTGGCAAGGCGGCGAGCCCAAGGGAGGATACAGGGGAGAGGTCAGTGGTATCAATGCTACTGTCATCAAGAGTACGAAGCTGTAG